The following nucleotide sequence is from Schistocerca cancellata isolate TAMUIC-IGC-003103 unplaced genomic scaffold, iqSchCanc2.1 HiC_scaffold_814, whole genome shotgun sequence.
cttcgcagggagtgctgccttcccaatgggaagtgccttcgcaaggagtgctgccttcgcaagtagtgctgccttcgcacagagtgctgccttgacagggaatgctgccttcgtaagaagtgctgccttcacaaagggtgcagcctttgctaggagcgctgctttcgcaatgagtgctgccttagcaatgggtggtgcctccgcaaggagtgcagctttcgcaaggagtgcagccttagcatggagtgcatccttcacacgtagaactgcctttgcacggagtgctgcctttgcacggagtgctgcctttgcaggcagtgctgccttcgcaaggagtgctcccttcgcaaggagtgctgccttagcaaggagtgctgccttcgcaaagagtgctgccttcgcaaggagtgctgccttcgcaaggagtgcagccatcccacgaagtgcagccatcgcaaggagtgcagccatcgcaaggagtgcagccctcgcaaggagtgcagccttcgcaaggagtgcagccttcgcaaggagtgaagccttcgcaaggtgtgcagccttcgcaaggagtgcagccatcgcaaggagtgcagccttcgcaaggcgtgcagccttcgcaaggagtgcagccttcgcaaggagtgcagccttcgcaaggagtgcagcattcgcatggaatgcagccttcacacggaatacagcctttgcaaggtgtgctgcattcgcaaggacagtagccttcgaatggggtgcagcattcacacggaatacagcctttgcaaggagtgcagccttcgaacagggtgaagcctttgcgaggagggcagccttcgcatggagtgcagccttcgcatggagtgcagccttcgcgtggggtgcagccttcgcatggagagcagccttcgcaaggagtgcagccttcgcaaggagttcagccttcgcaaggagtgcaaccttcgcaaggagtgcagccttcgcaatgagtgcagccttcgcaaggagtgcagccttcgcaaggattgcagccttcggaaggagtgcagccttcgcaaggagtgcagccttcgcaaggagtgcagccttcgcaaggagagcagccttcgcaaggagtgcagccttctcaaggagtgcagccttcgcaaggagtgcagccttcgcaaggagtgcagccttcgcaaggaatgcagccttcgcaaggagtgcagccttcgcaaggagtagagccttcgcaaggagtgcagccttcgcaagtagtgcagccttcgcaaggagtgcagccttcgcaaggagtacagccttcgcaaggagtgcagccttcgcaaggagtgcagccttcgcaaggagtgcagccttcgcaaggagtgcagccttcgcaaggagtgcagttttcgcaaggagtgcagccttcgcaaggagtgcagccttcgcaaggagtgcagccttcgcaaggggtgcagccttcgcaaggagggcagtcttcgcaaggagtgcagcctttgcatggagtgcagccttcgcaaggagtgtagccttcgcaaggtgtgcagccttcgcaaggagtgcagccttcgcaaggagtgcagccttcgcaaggagtgcagccttcgcaaggagtgcagccttcgcaaggagtgctgccttcgcaaggagtgcagccttcacaaggaatgcagccttcgcaaggagtgcagccttcgcaaggagtgcatccttcgcaaggagtgcagccttcgcaaggagtgcagccttcgcaaggagtgcagccttcgcaaggagttcagccttcgcatggagtgcagccttcgaacagagtgaagcctttgcgaggagggcagccttcgcatgaagtgcagccttcgcatggagagcagccttcacatggagtgcagccttcgcatggcgtgcagccttcgcatggagtgcagccttcgcatggggtgcagccttcgcatggtgtgcagccttcgcaaggagtgcagccttcgcaaggaatgcagccttcgcaaggactgcagccttcgcaaggagtggagccttcgcaagtagtgcagccttcgcaaggagtgcagccctcgcaaggagtacagccttcgcaaggagtgcagccttcgcaaggtgtgcagccttcgcaaggagtgcagccttcgcaaggggtgcagccttcgcaaggggtgcagccttcgcatggagtgcagccttcgcaaggagtgcagccttcgcaaggagtgcagccttcgcaaggagtgcagccttcgcaaggtgtggagccttcgcaaggagtgcagccttcgcaaggagtgcagcctaagcaaggagtgcagcctaagcaaggagtgcacccttcgcaaggagtgctgccttcgcaaggagtgctgcctctgcaaggagttctgcctccgcaaggagtgctccttcgcaaggagtgctgccttcgcaaggagtgctgccttcccatggagtgctgccttcgcatggagtgctgccctcgcatggagtgctgccttcgcatggagtgctgccttcgcatggagtgctgcctttgcatggagtgctgcctttgcatggtgtgctgcctttgcatggagtgctgccttcgcatggagtgctgccttcgcaaggagtgctgccttcgcaaggagtgctgcattcgcaaggagtgttgcattCGCAAAGATTACTTCCTTCGCAAGAAGtagtgcctacgcaaggagtgctgctttcgcaaggggtgctgcctttgcacggagtgctgccttcgcatggagtgcattcttcgcaaggagtgctgccttcgcacggagtgctgccttcgcacagagtgcagccttcgcacgtagtgcttccttcgcaaggagtgcttccttcgcaaggagtgctgccttcgcaagggttgctgccttcgcaagggttacTGCCttggcaaggattgctgccttcgcatgcagtgcagccttcacacgttgtactgccttcgcacggagtgctgcctaagcacagactgctggcgtcgcagggaatgctgccttcgctaggggtgctgtcttcgcagggagtgctgccttcccaaggggaggtgccttcgcaaggagtgctgccttcgcaagtagtgatgccttcgcacagagtgctgccttcacagggaatgctgccttcgtaagaagtgctgccttcacaaagggtgcagcctttgctaggagcgctgctttcgcaaggagtgctgccttagcaatgggtggtgcccccgcaaggagtgcagctttcgcaaggagtgcagccttagcatggagtgcatccttcgcacgtagcactgccttcgcacggagtgctgcctttgcaggcagtgctgccttcgcaaggagtgctcccttcgcaaggagtgctgccttagcaaggagtgctgccttcgcaaagagtgctgccttcgcaaggagtgctgccttcgcaaggagtgctgccttcgcaaggagtgcagccatcccacgaagtgcagccatcgcaaggagtgcagccttcgcatggagtgcagccttcgcatggggtgcagccttcgcatggagagcagccttcgcaaggagtgcagccttcgcaaggagttcagccttcgcaaggagtgcagcctacgcaaggagtgcagccttcgcaatgagtgcagccttcgcaaggagtgcagccttcgcaaggagtgcagccttcgcaaggagtgcagccttcgcaaggagtgcagccttcgcaaggagtgcagccttcgcaaggagagcagccttcgcaaggagtgcagccttctcaaggagtgcagccttcgcaaggagtgcagccttcgcaaggagtgcagccttcgcaaggaatgcagcctttgcaaggagtgcagccttcgcaaggagtagagccttcgcaaggagtgcagccttcgcaagtagtgcagccttcgcaaggagtgtagccctcgcaaggagtacagccttcgcaaggagtgcagccttcgcaaggagtgcagccttcgcaaggagtgcagccttcgcaaggagtgcagccttcgcaaggagtgcagttttcgcaaggagtgcagccttcgcaaggagtgcagccttcgcaaggagtgcagccttcgcacggagtgcagccttcgcacggagtgcagccttcgcacggagtgcagccttcgcacggagtgcagccttcgcacggagtgcagccttcgcacggagtgcagccttcgcaaggagtgcagccttcgcaaggagtgcagcctttgcaaggagtgcagccttcgcaaggagtggagccttcgcaaggtgtgcagccttcgcaaggagtgcagccttcgcaaggagtgcagccttcgcaaggagtgcagccttcgcaaggagtgcagccttcgcaaggagtgcagccttcgcaaggagtgcagccttcgcaaggaatgcagccttcgcaaggagtgcagccttcgcaaggagtgcatccttcgcaaggagtgcagccttcgcaaggagtgcagccttcgcaaggagtgcagccttcgcaaggagtgcagccttcgcaaggagtgcagccttcgcaaggagtgctgccttcgcatggattgctgccttcgcatggagtgctgccttcgcatggagtgctaccttcgcatggagtgctgcctttgcatggagtgctgcctttgcatggagtgctgcctttgcatggagtgctgccttggcatggagtgctgccttcgcatggagtgctgccttcgcatggagtgctgccttcgcaaggagtgctgccttcgtaaggagtgctgcattcgcaaggagtgctgcattcacaaagattgcttccttcgcaaggagtggtgccttcgcaaggagtgctgctttcgcaaggggtgctgcctttgcacggagtgctgccttcgcacggagtgcatccttcgcaacgagtgctgccttcgcacggagtgctgccttcgcacagagtgcagccttcacatgTAGTGCTTccgtcgcaaggagtgcttccttcgcaacgagtgctgccttcgcaaggtgtgctgcattcGCAAATAGTGTagccttcgaatggggtgcagcattcacacggaatacagactttgcaaggagtgcagccttcgaacagagtgaagcctttgcgaggagggcagccttcgcatggagtgcagccttcgcatggagagcagccttcacatggagtgcagccttcgcatggcgtgcagccttcgcatggagtgcagccttcgcatggcgtgcagccttcgcatggagtgcagccttcgcaaggagtacagccttcgcaaggagtgcagccatcgcagggagtgcagccttcgcaaggagtgcagccttcgcaaggagtacagcctacacaaggagtgcagccttcgcaaggagtgcagccttcgcaactagtgcagccttcgcaaggagtgcagccttcgcaaggagtgcagccttcgcaaggagtgcagccttcgcaaggagtgcagccttcgcatggaatgcagccttcacacggaatacagcctttgcaaggtgtgctgcattcgcaaggacagtagccttcgaatgcggtgcagcattcacacagaatacagcctttgcaaggagtgcagccttcgaacagagtgaggcctttgcgaggagggcagccttcgcatggagtgcagcctttgcatggagtgcagccttcgcatggagtgcagccttcgcatggagtgcagccttcgcaaggattgcaggcttcgcaaggagtgcagccttcacaaggagtgctgccttcgcaaggactgcagccttcgcaaggaaagcagccttcgcaaggagtgcagccttcgcaaggagtgcagccttcgcaaggactgcagccttcgcaaggagtgcaggcttcgcaaggagtgcagccttcgcaaggagtgcagccttcgcaaggagtgcagccttcgcaaggagtgctgccttcgcaaggagtgcagccttcgcatggagtgctgccttcgcatggagtgctgccttcgcatggattgctgcctttgcatgggGTGCTGCTTTCGcatggagtgctaccttcgcatggagtgctgcctttgcatggagtgctgcctttgcatggagtgctgcctttgcatggagtgctgcctttgcatggagtgctgcctttgcatggagtgctgccttcgcacagagtgcagccttcgcacgtagtgcttccttcgcaaggagtgcttccttcgcatcgagtgctgccttcgcaaggtgtgctgcattcgcaaggacagtagccttcgaatggggtgcagcattcacacggaatacagcctttgcaaggagtgcagccttcgaacagagtgaagcctttgcgaggagggcagccttcgcatggagtgcagccttcgcatggagagcagccttcacatggagtgcagccttcgcatggcgtgcagccttcgcatggagtgcagccttcgcatggagtgcagccttcgcatggagtgcagccttcgcaaggagtgcagccttcacaaggagtgcagccttcgcaaggagtgcagccttcgcaaggagtgcagccttcgcaaggagtggagccttcgcaaggagtgcagccttcgcaaagagtgcagccttcgcaaggagtgcagccttcgcaaggagtgcagccctcgcaaggagtgcagccttcgcaaggagtgtggccttcgcaaggagtgcagccttcgcatggaatgcagccttcacacggaatacagcctttgcaaggtaTGCTGCATTCGCACGGACAGTagccttcgaatggggtgcagcattcacacagaatacagcctttgcaaggagtgcagccttcgaacagtgtgaggcctttgcgaggagggcagccttcgcatggagtgcagcctttgcatggagtgcagccttcgcatggagtgcagccttcgcatggagtgcagcctacgcaaggattgcagccttcgcaaggagtgcagccttcacaaggagtgcagccttcgcaaggactgcagccttcgcaaggagtgcagccttcgcaaggagtgcagccttcgcaaggggtgcagccttcgctaggagtgcagccttcgcaaggagtgcagccttcgcaaggagtgcagccttcgcaaggagagcagacttcgcaaggagtgcagccttcgcaaggagtgcagccttcgcaaggagtgcagccttcgcaaggagtgcagccttcgcaaggagtgcagccttcgcaaggagtgcagcctttgcaaggagtgcagccttcgcaaggagtgcagccttcgcaaggagtgcagccttcgcaaggagtgcagccttcgcaaggagtgcagccttttcaaggagtgcagccttcgcaaggagtgcagccatcgcaaggagtgcagccttcgcaaggagtgcagacttcacaaggagtgcagccttcgcaaggagtggtgcctacgcaaggagtgctgcttttgcaaggggtgctgcctttgcacggagtgctgccttcgcacggagtgcatcctccgcaaggagtgctgccttcgcacggagtgctgccttcacacagagtgcagccttcgcacgtagtgcttccttcgcatggagtgcttccttcgcaacgagtgctgccttcgcatgcagtgctgccttcgcatggagtgcatccttcgctaggagtgctgccttcgcacggagtgctgccttcgcacagagtgcagccttcgcacgtagtgcttccttcgcaaggagtgcttccttcgcaaggagtgctgccttcgcaagggttgctgccttcgcaagggttgctgccttctcaaggattgctgccttcgcatgcagtgcagccttcacacgttgtgctgccttcgcacggagtgctgcctatgcacagactgctggcgtcgcagggagtgctgccttcgctaggggtgctgtcttcgcagggagtgctgccttcccaaggggaggtgccttcgcaaggagtgctgccttcgcaagtagtgctgccttcacaaagggtgcagccttcgctaggagcgctgctttcgcaagtagtgctgccttagcaatgggtggtgccatcacaaggagtgcagcttttgcaaggagtgctgccttagcatggAGTGGATCCTTCGCACGTAgcactgccttcgcacggagtgctgcctttgcacggagtgctgcctttgcaggcagtgctgcctttgtaaggagtgctgcctccgcaaggagtgctgcctccacaaggagtgctgccttcgcgaggagtgctgccttcgcaaggagagctgccttcgcaaggagtgctgccttcgcatggagtgctgccttcgcatggagtgctgccttcgcatggagtgctgccttcgcatggagtgctgccttcgcatggagtgctgcctttgcatggagtgctgcctttgcatggagtgctgcctttgcatggagtgctgcctttgcatggagtgctgccttctcatggagtgctgccttcgcaaggagtgctgccttcgcaaggagtgctgcattcgcaaggagtgctgcattcgcaaagaTTACTTCCTTCACAAGGAGTAGTGCATACGCAAGGAatgctgctttcgcaaggggtgctgcctctgcacggagtgctgccttcgcacggagtgcatccttcgcaaggagtgctgccttcgcacggagtgctgccttcgcacagtgtgcagccttcgcaagggttgctgccttggcaagggttgctgccttggcaaggattgctgccttcgcatgcaGTGCAACCTTCACACGttctgctgccttcgcatggagtgctgcctaagcacagactgctggcgtcgcagggagtgctgccttcgctaggggtgctgtcttcgcagggagtgctgccttcccaaggggaggtgccttcgcaaggagtgctgccatcgctagtagTGCTGCGTTCGCACAGAGTCCTGCCTTcacagggaatgctgccttcgtaagaagtgctgccttcacaaagggtgcagcctttgctaggagcgctgctttcgcaaggagtgctgccttagcaatgggtggtgcctccgcaaggagtgcagctttcgcaaGGAAAGCAGCCTTAGCATGGAGTGCATCCTTAGCACGTAGAACTGCCTTtgcactgagtgctgcctttgcaggcagtgctgccttcgcaaggagtgctcccttcgcaaggagtgctgccttagcaaggagtgctgccttcgcaaagagtgctgccttcgcaaggagtgctgccttcgcaaggagtgcagccatcccaCGAgttgcagccatcgcaaggagctcagccatcgcaaggagtgcagccctctcaaggagtgcagccttcgcaaggagtgcagccttcgcaaggagtgaagccttcgcaaggtgtgcagccttcgcaaggagtgcagccttcgcaaggagtgcagccttcgcaaggcgtgcagccttcgcaaggagtgcagccttcgcaaggattgcagccttcgcaaggagtgcagcattcgcatggaatgcagccttcacacggaatacagcctttgcaaggtgtgctgcattcgcaaggacagtagccttcgaatggggtgcagcattcacacggaatacagcctttgcaaggagtgcagccttcgaacagggtgaagcctttgcgaggagggcagccttcgcatggagtgcagccttcgcatggagtgcagccttcgcatggggtgcagccttcgcatggacagcagccttcgcaaggagtgcagccttcacaaggtgttcagccttcacaaggagtgcagccttcgcaaggagtgcagccttcgcaatgagtgcagccttcgcaaggagtgcagccttcgcaaggagtgcagccttcgcaaggagtgcagccttcacaaggagtgcagcctttgcaaggagtgcagccttcgcaaggagtgcagccttcgcaaggagagcagccttcgcaaggagtgcagccttctcaaggagtgcagccttcgcaaggagtgcagccttcgcaaggagtgcagccttcgcaaggaatgcagccttcgcaaggagtgcagccttcgcaaggagtagagccttcgcaaggagtgcagccttcgcaagtagtgcagccttcgcaaggagtgcagcctttgcaaggagtacacccttcgcaaggagtgcagccttcgcaaggagtgcagccttcgcaaggagtgcagccttcgcaaggagtgcagccttcgcaaggagtgcagccttcgcaaggagtgcagccttcgcaaggagtgcagttttcgcaaggagtgcagccatcgcaaggagtgcagccttcgcaaggagtgcagccttcgcaaggggtgcagccttcgcaaggagggcagtcttcgcaaggagtgcagccttcacaaggagtgcagccgtcgccaggagtgcagctttcgcaaggagtgcagccttcgcacggagtgcagccttcgcacggactgcagccttcgcacggagtgcagccttcgcacggagtgcagccttcgcacggagtgcagccttcgcacggagtgcagccttcgcaaggagtgcagccttcgcaaggagtgcagcctttgcaaggagtgcagccttcgcaaggagtgtagccttcgcaagctgtgcagccttcgcaaggagtgcagccttcgcaaggagtgcagccttcgcaaggagtgcagccttcgcaaggagtgcagccttcgcaaggagtgcagccttcgcaaggagtgcggccttcgcaaggagtgaatccttcgcaaggagtgcaggcttcgcaaggagtgcagccttcgcaaggagtgcagccttcgcaaggagtgcagccttcgcaaggagtgctgccttcgcatatagtgctgccttcgcatggagtgctgccttcgcatggattgctgcctttgcatggagtgctgccttcgcatggagtgctaccttcgcatggagtgctgcctttgcatggagtgctgcctttgcatggagtgctgccttcgcatggagtgctgcctttgcatggagtgctgccttcgcatggagtgctgccttcgcaaggagtgctgccttcgtaaggagtgcttcattcgcaaggagtgctgcattcacaaagattgcttccttcgcaaggagtgtagccttcgcaaggtgtgcagccttcgcaaggagtgcagccttcgcacggagtgcatccttcgcaacgagtgctgccttcgcacggagtgctgccttcgcacagactgcagccttcgcacgtagtgcttccttcgcaaggagtgcttctttcgcaacgagtgctgccatcgcaaggtgtgcagcatccgcaaggacagtagccttcgaatggggtgcagtattcacacagaatacagcctttgcaaggagtgcagccttcgaacagagtgaagcctttgcgaggagggcagccttcgcatgtagtgcagccttcgcatggagagcagccttcacatggagtgcagccttcacatggcgtgcagccttcgcatggagtgcagccttcgcatggagtgcagccttcgcatggagtgcagccttcgcaaggagtgcagccttcgcaaggagtgcagccttcgcaaggagtgcagccttcgcaaggagtgcagccttcacaaggagtgcagccttcgcaaggagtgcagccttcgcaaggagtgcagccttcgcaaggagtgcagccttcgcaaagagtgcagccttcgcaaggagtgcagccttcgcaaggagtgcagccttcgcaaggagtgcagccttcgcacggggtgcagccttcgcaaggagtgcagccttcgcaaggagtgcagccttcgcaaggagtagagccttcgcaaggagtgcagccttcgcaagtagtgcagccttcgcaaggagtgcagccctcgcaaggagtacagccttcgcaaggagtgcagccttcgcaaggtgtgcagccttcgcaaggagtgcagccttcgcaaggagtgcagccttcgcaaggagtgcagccttcgcaaggagtgcagccttcgcaaggagtgcagccttcgcaaggagtgcagccttcgcaaggagtgcagccttcgcaaggagtgcagccttcgcaaggagtgcagccttcgcaaggagtgcagccttcgcaaggagtgcagccttcgcacggagtgcagccttcgcaaggagtgcagccttcgcaaggagtgcagccttcgcaaggagtgcagccttcgcaaggagtagagccttcgcaaggagtgcagccttcgcaagtagtgcagcctaCGCAAGGAatgcagccctcgcaaggagtacagccttcgcaaggagtgcagccttcgcaaagtgtgcagccttcgcaaggagtgcagccttcgcaaggagtgcagccttcgcaaggagtgcagccttcgcaaggagtgcagccttcgcaaggagtgcagccttcgcaaggagtgcagccttcgcaaggggtgcagccttcgtAAGGTGTGCagcgttcgcaaggagtgcagccttcgcaaggagtgcagcctaag
It contains:
- the LOC126143508 gene encoding uncharacterized protein LOC126143508, with translation MSAAFARSAAFARSAAFARSAAFARSAAFARSAAFARRAAFARSAAFSRSAAFARSAAFARSAAFARNAAFARSAAFARSRAFARSAAFASSAAFARSVALARSTAFARSAAFARSAAFARSAAFARSAAFARSAVFARSAAFARSAAFARSAAFARSAAFARSAAFARSAAFARSAAFARSAAFARSAAFARSAAFARSAAFARSAAFARSGAFARCAAFARSAAFARSAAFARSAAFARSAAFARSAAFARSAAFARNAAFARSAAFARSASFARSAAFARSAAFARSAAFARSAAFARSAAFARSAAFAWIAAFAWSAAFAWSATFAWSAAFAWSAAFAWSAAFAWSAALAWSAAFAWSAAFAWSAAFARSAAFVRSAAFARSAAFTKIASFARSGAFARSAAFARGAAFARSAAFARSASFATSAAFARSAAFAQSAAFTCSASVARSASFATSAAFARCAAFANSVAFEWGAAFTRNTDFARSAAFEQSEAFARRAAFAWSAAFAWRAAFTWSAAFAWRAAFAWSAAFAWRAAFAWSAAFARSTAFARSAAIAGSAAFARSAAFARSTAYTRSAAFARSAAFATSAAFARSAAFARSAAFARSAAFARSAAFAWNAAFTRNTAFARCAAFARTVAFECGAAFTQNTAFARSAAFEQSEAFARRAAFAWSAAFAWSAAFAWSAAFAWSAAFARIAGFARSAAFTRSAAFARTAAFARKAAFARSAAFARSAAFARTAAFARSAGFARSAAFARSAAFARSAAFARSAAFARSAAFAWSAAFAWSAAFAWIAAFAWGAAFAWSATFAWSAAFAWSAAFAWSAAFAWSAAFAWSAAFAWSAAFAQSAAFARSASFARSASFASSAAFARCAAFARTVAFEWGAAFTRNTAFARSAAFEQSEAFARRAAFAWSAAFAWRAAFTWSAAFAWRAAFAWSAAFAWSAAFAWSAAFARSAAFTRSAAFARSAAFARSAAFARSGAFARSAAFAKSAAFARSAAFARSAALARSAAFARSVAFARSAAFAWNAAFTRNTAFARYAAFARTVAFEWGAAFTQNTAFARSAAFEQCEAFARRAAFAWSAAFAWSAAFAWSAAFAWSAAYARIAAFARSAAFTRSAAFARTAAFARSAAFARSAAFARGAAFARSAAFARSAAFARSAAFARRADFARSAAFARSAAFARSAAFARSAAFARSAAFARSAAFARSAAFARSAAFARSAAFARSAAFARSAAFSRSAAFARSAAIARSAAFARSADFTRSAAFARSGAYARSAAFARGAAFARSAAFARSASSARSAAFARSAAFTQSAAFARSASFAWSASFATSAAFACSAAFAWSASFARSAAFARSAAFAQSAAFARSASFARSASFARSAAFARVAAFARVAAFSRIAAFACSAAFTRCAAFARSAAYAQTAGVAGSAAFARGAVFAGSAAFPRGGAFARSAAFASSAAFTKGAAFARSAAFASSAALAMGGAITRSAAFARSAALAWSGSFARSTAFARSAAFARSAAFAGSAAFVRSAASARSAASTRSAAFARSAAFARRAAFARSAAFAWSAAFAWSAAFAWSAAFAWSAAFAWSAAFAWSAAFAWSAAFAWSAAFAWSAAFSWSAAFARSAAFARSAAFARSAAFAKITSFTRSSAYARNAAFARGAASARSAAFARSASFARSAAFARSAAFAQCAAFARVAALARVAALARIAAFACSATFTRSAAFAWSAA
- the LOC126143510 gene encoding uncharacterized protein LOC126143510 codes for the protein MAALVAKEALLAKEALRAKAAVCAKAALRAKAALVAKDALRAKAALLAKAAHLAKATLLAKEAIFVNAALLANEALLTKAALLAKAALHAKAALHAKAALHAKAALHAKAALHAKAALHAKVALHAKAALHAKAAIHAKAALHAKAALYAKAALLAKAALLAKAALLAKAALLAKPALLAKDSLLAKAALLAKAALLAKAALLAKAALLAKAALLAKAALLAKAAQLAKATLLAKAALLAKAALLAKAALLAKAALRAKAALRAKAALRAKAALRAKAAVRAKAALRAKAALLAKAALLATAALLVKAALLAKTALLAKAAPLAKAALLAKAALLAMAALLAKTALLAKAALLAKAALLAKAALLAKAALLAKAALLAKAALLAKGVLLAKAALLAKAALLAKAALLAKALLLAKAALLAKAAFLAKAALLAKAALLAKAALLEKAALLAKAALLAKAALLAKAALLAKAALLVKAALLAKAALLAKAALLAKAALIAKAALLAKAALLVKAEHLVKAALLAKAAVHAKAAPHAKAALHAKAALHAKAALLAKASPCSKAALLAKAVFRVNAAPHSKATVLANAAHLAKAVFRVKAAFHANAALLAKAAILAKAALLAKAARLAKAALLAKAALLAKAAHLAKASLLAKAALLAKAALLERAALLAMAELLAMAATRGMAALLAKAALLAKAALFAKAALLAKAALLAKGALLAKAALPAKAALSAKAVLRAKDALHAKAAFLAKAALLAEAPPIAKAALLAKAALLAKAAPFVKAALLTKAAFPVKAGLCANAALLAMAALLAKAPPLGKAALPAKTAPLAKAALPATPAVCA